The following are from one region of the Terriglobus aquaticus genome:
- a CDS encoding OmpA family protein — translation MYSNSTLLRVAAVSALFASSTLAFSQAAQQSGAATSDAQSTATTQTATAQPAKQDAADSGSYATGQPLPMQSKEGFWGHMNPLARKKWVHRQIDPVKDRVNELDQLQAKNANDIKDVDSRAQAGIRQANDAAAQADAHAQAAGQRATQANGLATQASTRTDALHGTVSNLDQYQTVSSTAVPFLKGRTTLGTKAKADLDQVASTLGTEKGYILEVQGYSRSGVASSQAMADAVVRYLVTEHQVPVYRIYKSGLGHVKTSSSTETASTEKPLVNGVRVTLLHNSLAQMDQGTPQASNSTPAASTGTPTGTDSARMN, via the coding sequence ATGTACTCCAATAGCACTCTCCTTCGAGTTGCCGCAGTGTCGGCTCTGTTTGCCAGCAGCACGCTGGCCTTTTCCCAGGCGGCACAGCAGTCCGGCGCAGCAACCAGCGATGCTCAGAGCACCGCGACGACGCAGACCGCGACTGCGCAGCCAGCCAAGCAGGACGCCGCTGACAGCGGCTCCTATGCCACGGGCCAGCCGCTGCCGATGCAGAGCAAGGAAGGCTTCTGGGGTCACATGAATCCCCTGGCACGCAAGAAGTGGGTACATCGCCAGATCGATCCGGTGAAGGATCGGGTCAACGAGCTGGACCAGCTTCAGGCCAAGAACGCGAACGACATCAAGGATGTGGACAGCCGTGCCCAGGCCGGCATCCGTCAGGCGAATGACGCGGCGGCCCAAGCCGATGCGCACGCGCAGGCCGCAGGCCAGCGCGCCACTCAGGCAAACGGCCTCGCCACCCAGGCAAGCACCCGTACCGACGCGCTGCATGGCACGGTGTCGAACCTGGATCAGTATCAGACCGTCTCCAGCACGGCGGTGCCTTTCTTGAAGGGCCGTACGACGCTGGGTACTAAGGCTAAAGCCGACCTAGATCAGGTTGCCTCTACCCTTGGCACGGAAAAGGGTTATATCCTTGAGGTGCAGGGATATAGCCGGTCTGGTGTGGCTTCCTCGCAGGCAATGGCCGATGCTGTCGTCCGTTACCTTGTAACTGAGCATCAAGTACCGGTGTACCGTATTTATAAGTCGGGACTGGGTCATGTAAAGACCTCTTCCAGCACTGAAACGGCATCTACAGAGAAGCCGCTGGTGAACGGAGTTCGCGTCACCTTGCTGCACAACAGCCTGGCCCAGATGGATCAGGGCACCCCCCAGGCGAGCAATTCAACCCCCGCCGCTTCTACCGGTACCCCCACCGGCACTGACTCGGCTCGCATGAACTAA
- a CDS encoding pseudouridine synthase produces the protein MKKQAAAPEPREGVRLQKILAEAGIASRRKAEELIEEGRVQINGEIVTELGTRADVSKDHIRVDGKLIQGVQEHRYFMVNKPRGYVTTMSDPERRETVVDLLRETARKSGRKLDVRLYPVGRLDYNSEGLLLMTNDGNLANNLSKAANSVEKTYLVKVAGQPTEEALEQLRSGVMIDRGRLAEVRGTRRDRVMTAPARVELARRGDNPWYEVTLTEGRNRQLRKMFEEIGHHVEKIRRIGYGALTLDVPIGDFRELTPGEVQALSRAAAGKSVQRKQRLSEHAQLKKSGQKTGSRGARPRF, from the coding sequence GTGAAGAAGCAAGCCGCAGCACCCGAGCCGCGCGAAGGCGTGCGTCTGCAGAAAATCCTTGCCGAGGCCGGCATCGCGTCGCGCCGCAAGGCCGAGGAGCTTATCGAGGAAGGCCGCGTTCAGATCAACGGCGAAATCGTCACTGAGCTTGGAACCCGGGCGGACGTGAGCAAAGATCACATCCGCGTCGACGGCAAGCTGATACAGGGCGTGCAGGAACATCGCTACTTCATGGTCAACAAGCCACGTGGCTATGTAACCACCATGAGCGACCCCGAGCGCCGCGAGACCGTCGTGGACCTCCTGCGCGAGACCGCGCGGAAGTCCGGTCGCAAGCTGGACGTGCGCCTGTACCCGGTCGGCCGGCTCGACTACAACTCCGAAGGTCTGCTGCTCATGACGAACGACGGCAACCTGGCCAACAACCTGAGTAAGGCCGCCAACTCCGTCGAGAAAACGTACCTGGTCAAGGTCGCCGGCCAGCCGACGGAAGAGGCGCTGGAGCAACTTCGTAGCGGCGTGATGATTGACCGCGGCCGTCTGGCGGAGGTGCGTGGTACCCGTCGCGATCGCGTGATGACCGCTCCCGCCAGGGTTGAACTTGCCCGGCGCGGGGACAACCCCTGGTACGAGGTCACGCTGACGGAAGGCCGCAATCGCCAACTTCGTAAGATGTTCGAGGAGATTGGACATCACGTCGAGAAGATCCGCCGCATCGGCTACGGCGCGCTCACGCTCGACGTCCCGATCGGGGATTTCCGCGAGCTGACCCCGGGCGAGGTGCAGGCCCTGAGCCGTGCAGCCGCAGGCAAGTCCGTGCAGCGCAAGCAGCGGCTGAGCGAGCACGCGCAGCTCAAGAAGTCCGGTCAGAAGACCGGTTCCCGAGGCGCTCGCCCTCGCTTCTAG
- a CDS encoding PQQ-dependent sugar dehydrogenase yields MRRPRLSALLILPLAATLVPALASAQQTQVKTGQSAFEDALEQKPGNRIHITTADLPVPHEEESVDNGPTISPRNGAVPQVPAGYKVELYSEGDWQQPRLARTAPNGDIFVADSKAGKIYVLRGVGPDGKAQQKEVFASVESFDSSQGKTLPFGINFYPAVNPKWVYVANTINVVKFPYKAGDLHASGPAEIVVKELPGFAQLRGGGHWTRDVVFSKDGTRMFVSVGSRSNVDDTDNNPGEFHRADVLEYKPDGTFVKVYASGIRNCVGEAINPITGSLWCSTNERDRLGNHLVPDYITSVQEGGFYGWPWYYMSTDGGVQDPRHVGKHPELKGKVITPDVLVQPHMASLEMLFYPNARGAGAFPAAMDGDIFAAEHGSWNRKNRAGYEVVHAFVRDGKATGEYEDFVTGFVTPDGKVWGRPVGVTVGKDGALYIVEDGANTMWRVTYTGNRQTASK; encoded by the coding sequence ATGCGCCGTCCACGTCTTTCTGCACTGCTGATTTTGCCGCTCGCCGCCACGCTCGTTCCAGCGCTCGCCTCTGCTCAGCAGACCCAGGTCAAGACCGGGCAGTCTGCGTTTGAAGACGCCCTGGAACAGAAGCCAGGCAATCGCATCCACATCACCACCGCCGATCTGCCCGTGCCGCACGAGGAAGAGTCGGTCGACAACGGACCCACCATCTCTCCGCGAAATGGTGCGGTTCCACAGGTTCCGGCCGGCTACAAGGTTGAGCTCTACAGCGAGGGCGACTGGCAGCAGCCGCGCCTGGCGCGCACTGCGCCCAACGGCGACATCTTCGTTGCCGACTCGAAGGCAGGCAAGATCTACGTCCTCCGCGGTGTGGGACCGGACGGCAAGGCGCAGCAAAAGGAAGTCTTCGCCTCTGTCGAAAGCTTCGATAGTTCGCAAGGAAAAACCCTGCCGTTCGGCATCAACTTCTACCCAGCGGTGAATCCCAAGTGGGTCTACGTCGCGAACACCATTAACGTGGTGAAGTTCCCCTACAAGGCCGGCGACCTGCATGCCAGCGGACCGGCAGAGATCGTGGTCAAGGAACTGCCGGGCTTCGCCCAGCTGCGCGGCGGCGGTCACTGGACGCGCGACGTCGTCTTTTCGAAGGACGGCACGCGGATGTTTGTCTCGGTCGGATCGCGTTCCAACGTGGATGACACGGACAACAACCCCGGTGAGTTCCACCGCGCCGACGTACTCGAGTACAAGCCCGATGGCACGTTCGTAAAGGTCTACGCCTCGGGTATCCGCAACTGCGTCGGGGAGGCCATCAATCCCATTACGGGTTCGCTCTGGTGCTCGACCAACGAGCGCGATCGGCTGGGCAATCACCTCGTGCCCGACTACATCACCTCTGTCCAGGAAGGCGGCTTCTACGGCTGGCCCTGGTACTACATGAGCACTGACGGCGGCGTGCAGGACCCGCGTCACGTCGGCAAACATCCTGAGCTGAAGGGGAAGGTGATCACGCCCGACGTTCTGGTACAGCCGCACATGGCATCGCTCGAAATGCTCTTCTACCCGAACGCGAGAGGCGCAGGCGCCTTTCCAGCAGCAATGGACGGTGACATCTTCGCTGCCGAGCATGGATCGTGGAATCGCAAGAACCGGGCGGGCTACGAGGTCGTTCACGCCTTTGTGCGCGACGGCAAGGCAACGGGCGAGTACGAGGATTTCGTCACCGGCTTCGTTACGCCGGACGGCAAGGTCTGGGGACGTCCGGTAGGCGTGACTGTCGGCAAGGACGGCGCTCTCTATATCGTCGAGGACGGCGCAAATACCATGTGGCGCGTCACCTACACCGGTAACCGCCAGACCGCCAGCAAGTAA
- a CDS encoding DUF4230 domain-containing protein, with protein MSTPEEKIEAERERQYEVRRQERIAANSKPRSWAGFVLIMMVLCLCFGVLLAAFVVRRANTNSIFGTISTALLGDRTDTVSAPVVVSQIQRLNRLETVQYNVDTVVEGHRTSALNALPDLLVGDRLLLVVHGQVIAGVDLSQLKPESVRINGKAIQVDLPPSIIFSSRIDEAKTRVFARSTGLLVPVDPNLETDTRRSAETQVQDAATKDGILDTARNNARSSVESLLRGFGFQQVTVR; from the coding sequence ATGAGCACACCGGAAGAGAAGATCGAAGCAGAACGCGAACGGCAGTACGAAGTCCGGCGACAGGAGCGCATCGCGGCGAACAGCAAACCACGTAGTTGGGCCGGGTTTGTGCTCATCATGATGGTGCTGTGTCTCTGTTTCGGCGTTCTGCTCGCCGCATTCGTCGTACGCCGAGCGAACACCAATTCCATCTTCGGCACGATCTCGACCGCGCTGCTAGGTGATCGGACGGATACCGTCTCCGCGCCAGTGGTGGTGTCGCAGATCCAGCGATTGAACCGGCTGGAGACAGTGCAATACAACGTGGACACGGTCGTCGAAGGGCACCGTACGTCCGCTCTCAACGCGTTGCCTGACCTGCTGGTCGGCGACCGTTTGCTGCTGGTGGTTCATGGACAAGTGATTGCAGGCGTGGACCTGTCCCAGCTGAAGCCTGAGAGCGTGCGCATCAACGGAAAGGCGATCCAGGTGGACCTACCCCCTTCGATCATCTTCAGCAGCCGCATCGACGAAGCGAAGACGCGAGTGTTTGCCCGGTCTACGGGCCTGCTCGTCCCAGTCGATCCCAACCTGGAAACGGACACCCGCCGCAGCGCGGAAACGCAGGTGCAGGACGCGGCTACCAAAGACGGCATCCTGGACACGGCCCGCAACAATGCGCGCAGCAGCGTAGAGAGCCTCCTACGCGGGTTTGGGTTTCAGCAGGTCACGGTGCGTTAG
- a CDS encoding FAD-binding protein, translated as MNRRKLLQGSAALAGTGALSRLTLAQGAALNDHAAIPRTNWSKNFHFHTDRVYAPTTREEVQQIVRQNPKLKGLGSRHSFNDSADSHHAQISMRAVKSVQIDAAAKTATVGAGVAYGELAPVLDQAGFALHNLASLPHISVGGTIATATHGSGVHNQNLSSSVRALEIVTADGNVIHLSRDHDGDTFKTAVVHVGGLGIITGVTLDLLPRFDMTQVVYEDLSFDQLQHNMDAILGAAYSVSLFTTWQNNRATQVWLKQKVQPGVTPPAYEALPKEFYGATLQKAKLHPLREMPAQNCTEQMGSVGPWYARLPHFKMEFTPSSGEELQSEFFVAREHGYEAIRAVETLKDKITPHLLITELRTIAADDMPMSMHYKRDSLAIHFTWKPQEPEVRALLPEIEAKLAPFQARPHWGKIFTMDPKVLDSRYPEMQRYRDLAAKLDPQGKFRNDFLNRNVFAG; from the coding sequence ATGAATCGCCGCAAACTTCTGCAGGGCTCGGCCGCGTTGGCCGGCACGGGAGCGTTGTCTCGGCTTACGCTGGCACAGGGAGCCGCTTTGAACGATCACGCCGCCATACCGCGCACGAACTGGTCCAAGAACTTTCACTTCCACACCGATCGTGTGTACGCGCCGACCACCCGCGAAGAGGTGCAGCAGATTGTTCGACAGAACCCGAAGCTGAAGGGCTTGGGATCGCGGCACTCCTTCAACGATTCTGCCGACTCGCATCATGCGCAGATCAGCATGCGCGCGGTGAAATCGGTCCAGATCGACGCTGCGGCAAAGACTGCGACCGTTGGCGCGGGCGTGGCTTACGGCGAACTTGCGCCGGTGCTGGACCAGGCAGGCTTTGCGCTGCACAACCTGGCTTCGCTGCCGCACATCAGCGTGGGTGGAACCATTGCCACCGCAACGCATGGTTCAGGAGTCCACAACCAGAACCTCTCCTCCTCAGTGCGGGCGCTCGAAATCGTGACCGCAGACGGAAACGTCATCCACCTGTCGCGTGACCATGACGGTGACACGTTCAAGACAGCGGTTGTGCATGTGGGCGGCCTTGGCATAATCACTGGGGTGACGCTGGACCTGCTGCCGCGTTTCGACATGACGCAGGTCGTCTACGAAGACCTGTCCTTCGATCAGTTGCAGCACAACATGGACGCGATCCTGGGCGCGGCGTATAGCGTGAGCCTGTTCACCACGTGGCAGAACAATCGCGCGACGCAGGTTTGGCTGAAGCAAAAGGTACAGCCGGGCGTGACGCCGCCCGCGTACGAGGCGCTGCCCAAGGAGTTCTACGGGGCAACGCTGCAGAAGGCGAAGCTACATCCGTTGCGAGAGATGCCGGCGCAGAACTGCACCGAGCAGATGGGCAGCGTGGGTCCGTGGTACGCGCGGCTGCCGCATTTCAAGATGGAGTTCACACCGTCCAGCGGCGAGGAGCTGCAGAGCGAGTTCTTTGTGGCGCGAGAGCACGGCTACGAGGCGATTCGAGCAGTCGAGACCCTGAAGGACAAGATCACGCCGCACCTGCTGATTACGGAGCTGCGGACCATCGCGGCAGACGACATGCCGATGAGCATGCACTACAAGCGCGATTCGCTTGCCATCCATTTCACCTGGAAGCCGCAGGAGCCCGAGGTGCGGGCGCTGTTGCCGGAGATTGAAGCGAAGCTGGCGCCCTTTCAGGCGAGGCCGCACTGGGGCAAGATCTTCACCATGGATCCGAAGGTCCTCGACAGCCGCTACCCCGAGATGCAGCGCTACCGCGACTTGGCGGCCAAGCTGGACCCGCAGGGCAAGTTCCGCAACGACTTCCTGAACCGGAACGTCTTTGCGGGCTGA
- a CDS encoding DUF2393 domain-containing protein, whose translation MATPFSTEQTKEPGISRNALLAAAAVVILLALVLAATTLHRAPRDAGQPDSYAANLTTGDLQLSEATNGTGGKVTYIDGTVKNGGPRKVTAATVQLAFPLNDGTTSAPFTVPLTLIRTREPYVDLEPVSAEPLVAGGSHDFRLILENVPAEWNQQPPQIRILHTTTE comes from the coding sequence ATGGCCACGCCTTTCTCCACTGAGCAAACCAAAGAGCCAGGCATTTCGCGCAACGCCCTGCTTGCCGCCGCTGCAGTAGTCATTCTGCTGGCGTTGGTGCTCGCGGCAACGACCCTCCACCGGGCTCCCCGCGATGCCGGCCAGCCCGACAGCTACGCTGCGAACCTGACCACAGGCGATCTGCAGTTGTCGGAAGCGACGAATGGCACCGGTGGAAAGGTGACCTACATCGATGGCACCGTGAAGAACGGCGGTCCCCGCAAGGTCACAGCCGCAACCGTCCAGCTTGCGTTCCCTCTGAATGACGGAACCACCTCGGCGCCGTTCACGGTACCGCTAACGCTCATCCGCACGCGGGAACCGTACGTGGACCTGGAACCGGTCTCGGCAGAGCCGCTCGTTGCGGGTGGCAGCCACGACTTCCGCCTGATTCTGGAGAATGTTCCTGCCGAGTGGAATCAGCAGCCGCCACAAATACGCATTCTGCACACCACCACCGAGTAG
- a CDS encoding LVIVD repeat-containing protein, with amino-acid sequence MRLKSGSLVCWAGVAALCLGSQLGLAQGTPKAPVDQPANAKQAAKPTPTDELDEFAAKPAPPLPPGMVGPSTTDPRYTLKPGMYDAGEAASGMRRIVSLHKPPAFTLDSNDPDDPRVNTALQKVLGVGDTAKMPKPLKPVLAQLGYANSDFAFQGTHLFQGNFYGVSIYDIANPAATKLLTTLVCPGGQGDVSVYKNLLFMSVEMPNGHVDCSAQGFPPNPPQSEADKKAKKANTPAAQKDRFRGVRVFDISDIQNPRQVAAVQTCRGSHTHTLVVDPNDKDNVYIYVSGTSFVRQSAELAGCNGEETSAEQSKDPNTALFRIDVIKVPVAAPQQAAIVSSPRVFMDPRTGAMNGLNNGGTHDKGEEKAVDTNQCHDITVYSAIGLAAGACSGNGLLLDIKDPVHPKRVDAVNDPNYAYWHSASFSNDGSKVVFTDEWGGGLGARCRPNDPLKWGADAIFNLKDDKLSLASYYKLPAAQGDTENCVAHNGSLIPIPGRDIEVQSWYQGGISVMDFTDAAHPFEIAYFDRGPIDAKQLVLGGYWSSYWYNGNIYGSEIARGLDIFELTPSKFLSQNEIDAAKAARVDELNVQDQQKLVWPSKLVVAKAYVDQLQRSNAITADKASAMLAEINKNSKLGAKNKAALSKLAADVEASANSAANTADAARMHALAKVLMSPVA; translated from the coding sequence ATGAGGCTAAAGAGCGGGTCGTTAGTGTGTTGGGCTGGAGTGGCAGCCCTGTGTCTTGGGTCACAACTTGGACTCGCGCAGGGTACGCCCAAGGCGCCGGTGGACCAGCCGGCGAATGCTAAGCAGGCCGCGAAGCCCACGCCCACCGATGAGTTGGATGAGTTTGCCGCCAAGCCCGCGCCGCCGCTACCACCGGGCATGGTCGGCCCCAGCACAACCGACCCCCGCTACACGCTGAAGCCAGGCATGTATGACGCGGGAGAAGCGGCCAGCGGGATGCGTCGCATCGTTTCTCTGCACAAGCCGCCCGCCTTCACGCTCGACAGCAATGACCCCGACGATCCACGGGTGAACACCGCCCTGCAGAAGGTGCTGGGCGTGGGTGACACGGCCAAGATGCCGAAGCCACTGAAGCCCGTACTGGCGCAGCTCGGCTACGCGAACTCGGACTTCGCGTTCCAAGGAACCCACCTGTTCCAGGGCAACTTCTACGGGGTCAGCATCTATGACATCGCGAACCCGGCCGCAACCAAACTGCTGACCACGCTGGTGTGCCCGGGCGGCCAGGGCGACGTGTCGGTTTACAAGAACCTCCTGTTCATGTCGGTCGAGATGCCGAACGGACACGTGGACTGCAGCGCGCAGGGCTTTCCGCCGAACCCGCCGCAGTCTGAGGCAGATAAGAAAGCCAAGAAGGCCAACACGCCCGCTGCGCAGAAAGACCGATTCCGCGGTGTGCGCGTTTTCGACATTTCCGACATTCAGAACCCGAGGCAGGTAGCGGCGGTGCAGACCTGCCGCGGATCGCACACGCACACGCTGGTGGTCGATCCGAACGACAAAGACAACGTGTACATCTACGTGAGCGGTACAAGCTTTGTACGGCAAAGTGCAGAGCTGGCCGGCTGCAACGGCGAAGAGACCAGCGCCGAGCAGAGCAAAGATCCGAACACGGCACTGTTCCGCATCGACGTGATCAAGGTTCCGGTAGCCGCGCCGCAGCAGGCCGCAATCGTGTCCAGTCCGCGCGTCTTCATGGATCCGCGCACCGGTGCCATGAACGGACTGAATAACGGCGGTACCCACGACAAGGGCGAAGAGAAGGCCGTGGACACTAATCAGTGCCATGACATCACCGTCTACTCGGCCATCGGCCTGGCAGCGGGCGCATGCTCCGGCAATGGTTTGCTGCTCGACATCAAGGACCCGGTTCATCCCAAGCGCGTGGATGCGGTGAATGATCCGAACTACGCCTACTGGCACTCGGCTTCGTTCTCGAATGACGGCAGCAAGGTCGTCTTCACCGACGAGTGGGGCGGCGGTCTGGGCGCGCGCTGCCGTCCGAACGATCCTCTGAAGTGGGGCGCAGATGCGATCTTCAACCTGAAGGATGACAAGCTGAGCCTGGCCAGCTATTACAAGCTGCCCGCCGCGCAGGGCGACACGGAAAACTGCGTAGCGCACAACGGGTCGCTGATTCCGATCCCGGGACGCGACATCGAGGTGCAGAGCTGGTATCAGGGCGGCATCAGCGTCATGGACTTCACCGACGCGGCACATCCGTTCGAAATCGCCTACTTCGATCGCGGCCCAATTGACGCGAAGCAGTTGGTGCTGGGTGGGTACTGGTCGTCGTACTGGTACAACGGCAACATCTACGGCTCTGAGATTGCGCGCGGGCTCGACATCTTCGAGCTCACGCCGTCAAAGTTCCTCTCGCAAAATGAGATCGATGCAGCCAAGGCGGCCCGGGTCGACGAGCTGAACGTGCAGGATCAGCAGAAGCTGGTCTGGCCGTCGAAGCTGGTCGTCGCCAAGGCGTACGTGGACCAGTTGCAGAGGTCCAACGCGATCACGGCAGACAAGGCGTCGGCCATGCTCGCCGAGATCAACAAGAACAGCAAGCTGGGCGCCAAGAACAAAGCCGCGCTCAGCAAGCTGGCCGCCGACGTGGAGGCCTCCGCAAACAGCGCAGCGAACACGGCAGACGCCGCTCGCATGCACGCATTGGCCAAGGTGCTGATGTCGCCTGTCGCATAG
- a CDS encoding CTP synthase: MSAKYIFVTGGVVSSLGKGLAAASIGCLLEARGIRVGMMKFDPYLNVDPGTMSPFQHGEVFVTDDGAETDLDMGHYERFTHANLSRDNNLTSGRIYEQVITKERRGDYLGKTVQVIPHVTNEIKSAMRKVASENQVVLVEIGGTVGDIESLPFLEAIRQMRQDLGRDNTLFVHVTLVPWIAAAQELKTKPTQHSVKEMLSIGIQPDILLCRSERELPREMRSKIAAFCNVEEAAVIAARDVANIYELPLALAQENVDTLVLKYLRLDDAAEAKLDKWNDLVHRAYHPRDEVHIGIVGKYVEYEDSYKSLKEALVHGALDSNLKLRVTWIEAEGLETADGSYTQQLDSFDGILVPGGFGKRGIEGMLNGIRFARENKVPYFGICLGMQTACIEFARNVCGLKDANSGEFDPATPNRVIYKLRELTGVEEMGGTMRLGAWTCHMEPGSLAARIYGTTEISERHRHRYEFNREFEPALSNAGLRFTGSTQEGTYVEIVELPQQTHPFFIACQFHPEFKSKPLEPHPLFRDFVKASYAHRMQHGRALSQESFQSLQQTAA; the protein is encoded by the coding sequence ATGTCAGCGAAATACATCTTTGTAACGGGCGGAGTTGTGTCTTCGCTCGGCAAGGGCCTTGCGGCCGCATCGATCGGCTGCCTTCTGGAAGCGCGAGGCATTCGCGTGGGCATGATGAAGTTCGATCCGTACCTGAACGTGGATCCCGGCACCATGTCGCCGTTTCAGCATGGCGAGGTGTTTGTGACCGATGACGGCGCCGAGACCGACCTGGACATGGGTCACTACGAGCGCTTTACGCACGCGAACCTGAGCCGCGACAACAACCTGACCAGCGGCCGCATTTACGAGCAGGTGATCACCAAGGAGCGCCGCGGCGACTACCTGGGCAAAACCGTCCAGGTGATTCCGCACGTGACCAACGAGATCAAGAGCGCCATGCGCAAGGTCGCCTCGGAGAACCAGGTGGTCCTGGTCGAAATTGGCGGCACAGTCGGTGACATCGAGTCGCTGCCGTTCCTGGAGGCAATCCGCCAGATGCGGCAGGACCTGGGTCGCGACAATACCCTGTTTGTCCACGTGACCCTGGTTCCATGGATCGCCGCGGCGCAGGAGCTGAAGACCAAGCCCACGCAACACTCGGTGAAGGAGATGCTGAGCATCGGCATCCAGCCCGATATCCTGCTGTGCCGGTCGGAGCGTGAATTGCCGCGAGAGATGCGGTCCAAGATCGCGGCCTTCTGCAACGTGGAAGAGGCCGCAGTGATCGCGGCTCGTGACGTCGCCAACATCTATGAGTTGCCGCTCGCCCTGGCGCAGGAAAACGTCGACACGTTGGTTCTGAAGTACCTTCGCCTGGATGACGCGGCCGAGGCAAAGCTGGACAAGTGGAATGACCTGGTCCATCGTGCGTACCATCCCCGAGACGAGGTTCACATTGGCATCGTCGGCAAGTACGTGGAGTACGAGGACAGCTACAAGTCGCTGAAGGAGGCGCTGGTTCACGGCGCGCTGGACAGCAATCTGAAGCTGCGTGTGACCTGGATCGAAGCCGAAGGGCTGGAAACCGCGGACGGCTCGTACACCCAGCAGCTCGACAGCTTCGACGGCATCCTGGTGCCGGGCGGCTTCGGCAAGCGCGGCATCGAAGGCATGCTGAACGGTATACGCTTTGCCCGCGAAAACAAGGTTCCGTACTTCGGCATCTGCCTGGGCATGCAGACCGCGTGCATCGAGTTTGCGCGCAACGTCTGCGGGCTGAAGGACGCGAACTCCGGCGAGTTCGATCCGGCGACGCCCAACCGCGTGATCTATAAGCTGCGCGAGCTGACCGGCGTGGAAGAGATGGGCGGGACCATGCGCCTGGGCGCTTGGACCTGCCACATGGAGCCCGGCTCGCTGGCGGCGCGCATCTACGGCACGACCGAAATCAGCGAGCGCCACCGCCACCGCTACGAGTTCAATCGTGAGTTCGAGCCCGCCCTCAGCAACGCTGGCCTGCGGTTCACAGGGTCAACGCAGGAAGGCACCTACGTCGAGATCGTCGAGCTCCCTCAGCAGACGCATCCGTTCTTCATCGCGTGCCAGTTCCATCCGGAGTTCAAGTCGAAGCCGTTGGAGCCGCATCCTCTCTTTCGCGATTTCGTGAAGGCCAGCTACGCGCACCGCATGCAGCACGGCCGCGCCCTGAGCCAGGAAAGCTTCCAATCCCTGCAGCAAACGGCAGCCTGA
- the scpB gene encoding SMC-Scp complex subunit ScpB, whose translation MSLKSKIEAVIYASEEPVTLAQLVVLLSEEAQSELDALAARQSQLPLTTMTPDSVETAPADPEEVDAAGSQPAPEIDTADAESNAPTSDPEAESSISPEAELIESAAGIEIYGQTSDEPEQLPEPEVPSESGPEPAATTSDADKRSARERERAVREYLRSIVDALIREYAESDRGIEIREVAGGFRFGTKPEYHDAVRGFVKSLKPALKLSLQALETLAVVAYKQPVTAAEISEIRGVDSAGVLGGLLTRKLIQTAGRKQVIGRPMLYKTTKEFLVRFGLRDIQELPSMEEFERMAGELAEQEDLPMESTDSVIERANARGDAEHIREANGADEAASPAEEAGRAPDSAEEPTELTHAETTETPEPENSASSSPRAEAEPEGAEQDPA comes from the coding sequence ATGAGCCTCAAGTCCAAGATCGAAGCCGTTATCTACGCCTCGGAAGAGCCCGTCACGCTGGCTCAGCTTGTCGTCTTGCTCAGCGAAGAGGCGCAATCGGAGCTCGACGCGCTAGCCGCACGCCAGTCGCAGTTGCCGTTGACTACGATGACGCCCGATAGCGTTGAAACTGCTCCTGCCGATCCAGAAGAAGTCGATGCCGCCGGCTCGCAACCTGCGCCGGAGATCGACACAGCTGACGCCGAAAGCAACGCACCGACGTCCGATCCCGAGGCAGAATCGTCCATCAGTCCGGAAGCGGAACTGATCGAGAGCGCTGCGGGTATCGAGATCTACGGGCAAACTTCAGACGAGCCCGAGCAACTTCCTGAGCCAGAAGTGCCGTCGGAGAGCGGCCCGGAACCGGCGGCTACGACATCCGACGCCGACAAGCGCTCTGCCCGCGAGCGGGAACGCGCAGTGCGTGAATACCTGCGGAGCATCGTCGACGCGCTGATCCGCGAGTACGCCGAATCCGACCGCGGGATCGAGATTCGCGAGGTCGCCGGCGGCTTCCGCTTCGGTACCAAGCCCGAGTACCACGATGCCGTTCGCGGCTTCGTGAAGAGCCTCAAGCCGGCGCTGAAGCTGAGCCTGCAGGCACTGGAAACCCTAGCCGTGGTCGCCTACAAGCAGCCGGTGACCGCTGCCGAAATCTCTGAGATCCGCGGCGTCGACTCCGCCGGTGTCCTGGGCGGGCTGCTCACCCGCAAACTCATCCAGACTGCCGGCCGCAAGCAGGTCATCGGCCGGCCCATGCTCTACAAAACGACGAAGGAGTTCCTTGTCCGCTTCGGCCTGCGCGACATTCAGGAGCTGCCATCCATGGAAGAATTTGAGCGCATGGCCGGCGAACTCGCCGAGCAGGAGGATCTGCCGATGGAATCCACCGACTCCGTTATTGAACGCGCTAACGCCCGCGGAGACGCCGAGCACATTCGCGAGGCGAATGGCGCGGACGAGGCGGCATCCCCCGCCGAAGAGGCCGGACGCGCGCCCGACAGCGCAGAAGAACCAACAGAACTTACCCACGCCGAGACGACAGAGACGCCCGAACCAGAGAATTCGGCCAGCAGCTCTCCTCGTGCGGAAGCCGAGCCCGAGGGCGCAGAACAGGATCCGGCGTGA